One region of Plasmodium gaboni strain SY75 chromosome 6, whole genome shotgun sequence genomic DNA includes:
- a CDS encoding hypothetical protein (conserved Plasmodium protein, unknown function) encodes MPIYVSFFLLLVYNIVIKIYDCIQNCRVIKKNELLYVNNKILLCDNWFKRKTNKDKYKHNININKYVNCNAYKSCNRKNNNVIYFNKDNEIYVSLLNAPIVGVKINDDKYNADVIEHNVKENEEKNIYIKDDIKNVNKEHINKIYHIYNIYNTNSVCNNFNFIKPQVIEEEPFSFFTHLNNYSLLKGKKNNFFYKDRNKLNDWLCTQYLPQNISCRYIKNILSTFRSYDSNIKENILYHLLLKYIYYNKNDNTSFEKKIELLNIIDQNKYKFILDHVRVLHKVVKKEKDKIIKHIYNEKNKDININDKINDETNILSIYNTEKNNINNKKILYDNINYNNKIIDIYLKMRKKYNILFVTLKRENKQNVYKIYKKIKRNITFYDFYDRLLILNYFHISHEHRLVLLFFKKYIYKLLNKENMFIINFINSFFQNNILSKYILYPKSTYNESIYTDIKTNKNISEYIIKDKYKLYYLPINTSNFIEYYMKNFFFPSYLLSNINKNNNNINVHTYDTKFLFYLNMLHSFLEMNNYYFIHKFIEQFCIYYSKNISNHIIYDDNKWSFFILTLSFLMRYVYMKRKFHIFNLKEHQHSVDIHYQNESDEYKMNAIKNINNNNIKKINEKKYIIHNKNDNYLSYPIHIYNEDIFNYQQNYCITNYYNHLNHHIIDYIKNAITRGGDIHNKRKSIYKNISLLLFLQYVFLLNLDIDNIHFLNKKSKNYFENIYVVGTTHQQNGQYNNNEHCDKRVHWNLEGIKKKQNNNNHNSDNNNNNNNNNNVIENNNNVIENNNNLIENNNNLIENNNCVNKKCTTYNRPSIFYRHDKYMNKDTYLHSNNFFLFPFLIKGYKNILKSCFLKTNSISDNMMIYNYSFEQLYYFIKTYLDDNINKYYFLYNNKNKENELILNIKPILSLFKINILFFFKLIYILDICNYKYIALSIINKCKKKKWFKIINNKVIKLLINKFKYKNNKNCKNKLYLFSLSFIENNAVSEYMDIYNKYKMIINSNDKKFIKKIFNSLIQNDNKIKNNNNINNNDIYYNNYYGGTTNKCFKIFKKYALPLNIKQIFFLFNHLQKFNLNYEIIILYNRLFKYNKYIKNNIYLDKDTQIFRRQKKYVKSSSHMYRRIFSIYIHSILSVNNLLLLNDQEKIIKKNKIKIKMKNIICPSTYSILYKTPLYIFRHFIKKYKNKQLHMSPEGCDNIDCDHSSDDKNVNPLYNNKCVEGIKHMNIIKKEVNMKNVNIIKKEDNINSENNLKNDDNINSENNLKNYDTINSENNLKNDNNINSENNLKNDNNINSLNHRYINIKKSIEDIIRGNDLFSSFDEETMQKFKKSNLVNKFFNNSFNPTYKLLSKKDYTLIFYIIMKYIYKHKIKYTYDILCIDKENNLNVKGVGEKKKIKKKINKYYNNILYIYLYFLLTLKCYMNIYKIDQITFLIILKIIIIMDDMTSFKNFLLINENKKLIDDNILYINSLINNYYVDNYKNNIKGLNEKDNNMIFSMKQGICIDMYIMKDNNLIIYNLNYYKLIKKFCNIFKYNNILKIYFYFDCRKISHTLLNLSSIFSHFKFLNNPQFIKYIYDKEGILLSPKNIYDSSQFVIFYGNCMFKKSKIFEFLTSSFFKNVTIHKNDLIKDAYVFSIRGE; translated from the coding sequence ATGCCTATTtatgtttctttttttttattacttgTTTATAACattgtaataaaaatttatgaTTGCATACAAAATTGTAGagttattaaaaagaatgaattattatatgtaaacaataaaattttattatgtgACAACTGgtttaaaagaaaaacaaataaagataaatataaacataatattaatattaataaatatgtcAATTGTAATGCTTATAAATCATGTAAcagaaaaaataataatgtaatttattttaataaggataatgaaatatatgtaaGTCTATTAAATGCACCTATTGTAGGtgttaaaataaatgatgaCAAATATAATGCAGATGTTATAGAACATAATGTCAAAGAgaatgaagaaaaaaatatatatataaaagatgaTATAAAGAATGTAAACAAGGAgcatataaataaaatatatcatatatataatatatataatacaaatagtgtttgtaataattttaattttattaaacCACAAGTTATAGAAGAAGAACCCTTTTCCTTTTTCACCCatttgaataattattctttattgaaaggaaaaaaaaataattttttttataaagatagaaataaattaaatgaCTGGTTATGCACACAATATTTGCCACAAAATATATCTTgtagatatataaaaaatatactgTCGACTTTTAGATCCTACGATTCTAATATCaaggaaaatatattatatcatttattattaaaatatatttattataataagaatgataatacatcttttgagaaaaaaatagagttattaaatattattgatcaaaataaatataaatttatattagACCATGTAAGGGTATTACATAAGGTGgtaaaaaaagaaaaagataaaattattaaacatatatataatgaaaaaaataaagacataaatataaatgataaaattaatgatgaaacaaatatattatctatttataatacagaaaaaaataatataaataataaaaaaattttatatgataatattaattataataacaaaattattgatatttatttaaaaatgagaaaaaaatataatatccTTTTTGTAACTTtaaaaagagaaaataaacaaaatgtttataaaatatataaaaaaattaaaagaaatataacattttatGATTTTTATGATCGTTTACTTATTCtgaattattttcatatatcTCATGAACATCGTTTAGTATTGttgttttttaaaaaatatatttacaagttattaaataaagaaaatatgtttattataaattttataaattctttttttcaaaataatatattatcaaaatatattttatatccAAAAAGTACATATAATGAATCTATATACACAGAcataaaaacaaataaaaatatatcagaatatataataaaagataaatacAAGTTATATTATTTGCCTATAAATACATCAAATTTTATTGAgtattatatgaaaaattttttctttccATCATATCTTTTATCtaacataaataaaaataataacaacatAAATGTTCATACTTATGAcacaaaatttttattttatttaaatatgttaCATTCCTTTTTAgaaatgaataattattattttattcataaatTTATAGAACAATTTTGTATCTActattcaaaaaatatatctaatcatataatatatgatgataataagtggtctttttttattttaacattatcttttttaatgagatatgtatatatgaaaagaaaatttcatatatttaatttgaAGGAACATCAACATAGTGTAGATATACATTATCAAAATGAAAGtgatgaatataaaatgaacgctataaaaaatataaataataataatataaaaaaaataaatgaaaagaaatatattattcacaataaaaatgataattacTTATCATATCCTATTCATATTTACAATGAggatatttttaattatcaacaaaattattgtataacaaattattataatcatttaaatcatcatataattgattatattaaaaatgcAATCACAAGAGGAGGAgatatacataataaaagaaaaagtatatataaaaatatatcactactattatttttgCAGTATGTTTTTTTACTTAATTTGGATATAGAcaatattcattttttaaataaaaagtcaaagaattattttgaaaatatatatgtagtAGGAACTACACATCAACAAAATGGtcaatataataacaatgaGCACTGTGATAAAAGGGTTCATTGGAATTTAGAAGggataaaaaaaaaacaaaataataataaccACAATAGtgacaataataataataataataataataataatgtgattgaaaataataataatgtgattgaaaataataataatttgattgaaaataataataatttgattgaaaataataattgtgTGAACAAAAAATGTACCACTTATAATAGACCATCCATATTTTACAGAcatgataaatatatgaacaaagatacatatttacattcaaataatttttttttatttccatttcttattaaaggatataaaaatattttaaaaagttGTTTCTTAAAAACAAATTCAATAAGTGACAATATGATGATTTACAATTACAGCTTTGaacaattatattattttattaaaacatatttggatgataatataaataaatattatttcttatataataataaaaataaagaaaatgaattaattttaaatataaaacctattttatctttattcaaaataaatattctctttttttttaaattaatatatatattagatatatgtaattataaatatattgcCTTGTCTATTATCAATAAgtgtaaaaaaaaaaaatggtttaaaataattaataacaaagttataaaattattaataaataaatttaaatataaaaataataaaaattgtaaaaacaaattatatttattttccttATCATTTATTGAGAATAATGCAGTATCTGAAtatatggatatatataataaatataaaatgatcataaattcaaatgataaaaaatttattaaaaaaattttcaatTCATTAATtcaaaatgataataaaataaaaaataataataatattaataataatgatatttattataataattattatggTGGGACTACAaataaatgttttaaaatatttaagaAATATGCCTTAccattaaatataaaacaaatcttctttctttttaatcatttacaaaaatttaatttaaattatgaaattattatcttaTATAACCGtttattcaaatataataaatatattaagaataatatttatttagATAAAGATACACAAATTTTTAGAAGACAAAAGAAATATGTAAAATCTTCAAGCCATATGTATAGACGcattttttctatttatattcattcaATTTTAAGtgtaaataatttattattattaaatgatcaagaaaaaataatcaaaaaaaataaaattaaaattaaaatgaaaaatattatatgtcCATCTACTTATTCTATCCTTTATAAAACCCCTTTGTATATATTTCgtcattttataaaaaagtataaaaaCAAGCAACTACATATGTCACCAGAAGGATGTGATAATATAGATTGTGATCATTCTAGTGATGATAAGAATGTGAATcctttatataataataaatgtgTAGAAGGCATTAAacatatgaatattataaagaaGGAGGTTAACATGAAAAATGTGAATATCATAAAAAAGGAGGACAATATAAACAGTGAGAATAACctaaaaaatgatgataatataaacagTGAGAATAACctaaaaaattatgatacTATAAACAGTGAGAATAACctaaaaaatgataataatataaacagTGAGAATAACctaaaaaatgataataatataaacagTCTGAATCATCgttatattaatattaaaaaatcaATTGAAGATATAATACGTGGAAACgatttattttcttcttttgATGAAGAGACAATGcaaaaattcaaaaaaagTAATCTTGTGaacaaattttttaataattcatttaatcctacttataaattattatcaaaaaaagACTACactttaatattttatattataatgaaatatatttataaacataaaataaaatacacATATGACATTTTATGCAttgataaagaaaataatttaaatgtAAAGGGGGTTggggaaaaaaaaaaaataaaaaaaaaaataaataaatattataataatatattatatatatatttatattttttattgacattaaaatgttatatgaatatatataaaatagaTCAGATaacttttttaattatattaaaaataattataataatggATGACATGACTagttttaaaaattttcttttaataaatgaaaataagaaattgattgatgataatatattatatataaattctttaataaataattattatgttgataattataaaaataacatcaaaggattaaatgaaaaggataataatatgatattttCTATGAAACAAGGAATATGTATtgatatgtatataatgaaagataacaatttaataatatataatttaaattattataaacttattaaaaaattttgtaacatatttaaatacaataatatattaaaaatatatttttactttGATTGTAGAAAAATATCACACacattattaaatttatcATCCATTTTTTCGcattttaaatttttaaataatccacagtttataaaatatatatatgataaagaaggaattttattatctcctaaaaatatttatgacTCTTCTCAGtttgttatattttatggTAATTGCATGTTTAAAAAGAGCAAAATATTTGAATTCTTAacttcttcattttttaaaaatgttacaatacataaaaatgatttaataaaagatGCTTATGTCTTTTCAATAAGAGgagaataa
- a CDS encoding hypothetical protein (conserved Plasmodium protein, unknown function) gives MEDAYAGLCSQSVFEPKIDFTLCINKSIKLFLKDINISKYDKNNVDNKKDINTSDTKNIETSSGDQNQNNEKNKQSDILNNHHLLKENDAFLNGYLYFSRIGHNINLLLNELSSIKKDFNFLNKETRKKIKKFKQVKNKNIIYKDLLQDIKQKRKRKELYEKLSVEIKKLDEVKKVQHKQQIEKDEINNLEHKILNIENIIKSNNEHIQETINQINKIVSENIQI, from the coding sequence atggaaGATGCCTATGCGGGACTCTGTTCGCAGAGCGTTTTCGAACCCAAAATTGACTTTACACTTTGTATAAACAAGTccataaaattatttttaaaagatataaatatatctaaatatgataaaaataatgtagataataaaaaagatataaatacaaGTGATACCAAAAATATTGAAACCTCAAGTGGTGATcaaaatcaaaataatgaaaaaaataaacagtcagatattttaaataatcatcatcttttaaaagaaaatgatgCATTTTTAAATGGTTATCTCTACTTTTCTAGAATTGGTCATAacataaatttattattaaatgaattgtcttcaataaaaaaagatttcaatttcttaaataaagaaaccagaaaaaaaattaaaaaattcaaacaggttaaaaacaaaaatattatatataaagatttATTACAAGATATTAAACAAAAACgtaaaagaaaagaattatatgaaaagTTAAGTGTCgaaataaaaaagttaGATGAAGTTAAAAAAGTTCAACATAAACAACAAATAGAAAAAGAcgaaataaataatttggagcataaaattttaaatatagaaaatattataaagtCTAATAATGAGCATATACAAGAAACCATAAAtcaaattaataaaattgtATCGGagaatatacaaatataa
- a CDS encoding Ndc80-like protein: MNNHSVYNKFNPTHSVFNNNTNLNNSIYVSGDKKSKSRTSLNNLSFYKPNASVYVKKVDKSDRKDYVKTLVRYLGWKNYGGGIIPNLYKNPSMTELINIWNFIFKHVDPLIEVNKDNYGEVVLSFYKDIGYPYTISKSTLVAPTTGLQYNTHLTALAWLCQLLIFEVECNNDINDEKDLSLSYDFNELNEIKMDDFIQHSYKSYINKEDKNLNDMLRTKLEKEIDRLDNDLNNKIEDINEKKKKIEEIKNHMKENEELIKRNKVLCEENQKIKQLYTNSLDETTKLERDIELCKISNQDEKNKMEKILEEIKKVKDILQRQTLNKAQFVQMNENIDKNKEKIEQIKNDIKSLNNEYPILSEKLNNRNNDLKKIAKTINDKFIEIVENINLYKNISTSDWNEIHSININIDSFTIDNMLNTNWKNYKGNIKNFIDQDEQELKNTLNLIEENEKQIKIIEQDIQSLKKEIMEKENFFKKLNDDTNEFVNKSTQTLNQLVAENEKMLAEAEEKLNETNEMFNKVRASREQKEDEIEKIKEENEKKFKEKLSVLQKACAVLIELKKYSKSYISIVLEEKKKDLDLYKDLQKSLVD, encoded by the exons atgaataaCCATTCAGTGTATAATAAATTCAATCCTACCCATTCAGTGTTCAATAATAATACGAATTTGAATAATAGTATTTATGTTTCTGGAGATAAGAAATCTAAATCTCGAACATCGTTGAATAACttatctttttataaacCTAATGCATCtgtatatgtaaaaaaGGTAGATAAAAGTGATAGGAAAGATTATGTAAAAACATTAGTTCGCTATTTAGGATGGAAAAACTATGGTGGGGGTATAATACCAAATTTGTATAAGAATCCAAGTATGACcgaattaataaatatatggaattttatatttaaacaTGTGGATCCATTAATAGAAgtaaataaagataattaTGGAGAAGTCGTATTAAGTTTTTATAAAGACATAGGATATCCATACACTATATCTAAATCGACATTAGTTGCTCCAACAACAGGTTTACAATATAATACTCATTTAACAGCTCTTGCTTGGTTATGTcaattattaatttttgaAGTTGAATgtaataatgatataaatgacGAAAAGGATTTAAGTTTATCTTATGATTTCAATGAATTgaatgaaataaaaatggatGATTTTATCCAACATAGTTATAAATcttatattaataaagaagacaaaaatttaaatgatatgTTAAGAACTAAAttagaaaaagaaattgATAGATTAGATAATGATctgaataataaaattgaaGATATTAAtgagaagaaaaaaaaaattgaagaaataaaaaaccatatgaaagaaaatgaagaattaataaaaagaaataaagTTCTTTGTGAAgaaaatcaaaaaattaaacaattatatacaaaCAGTTTAGATGAAACAACCAAATTAGAAAGGGATATCGAATTATGTAAAATATCAAACcaagatgaaaaaaataaaatggaaaaaatattagaagaaattaaaaaagtaAAAGATATTTTACAAAGACAAACATTAAATAAAGCTCAATTCGTACAAatgaatgaaaatattgataaaaataaagaaaaaattgaacaaattaaaaatgatattaaaagtttaaataatgaatatcCAATTTTAAGTGAAAAGTTaaataatagaaataatgatttaaaaaaaatagcCAAAActataaatgataaatttatagaaattgttgaaaatattaatctatataaaaatatttcaacATCTGATTGGAATGAAATACATtcaattaatataaatatagattCTTTTACTATCGATAATATGTTAAATACAAACTggaaaaattataaaggGAATATTAAAAACTTTATTGATCAAGATGAACAAGAACTTAAAAACACATTAAACCTAATcgaagaaaatgaaaaacaAATCAAAATTATAGAACAAGATATTCAaagtttaaaaaaagaaatcaTGGAAAAGGAAAATTTCTTCAAAAAGTTGAATGACGATACAAATGAATTCGTCAACAAGTCTACTCAAACGTTAAATCAACTGGTAGCAGAAAATGAG aaaatGTTGGCAGAGGCTGAAGAGAAATTG AATGAGACCAATGAGATGTTCAATAAGGTTAGGGCATCGAGGGAACAGAAGGAAGATGAAATTGAGAAAATAAAAGAGgaaaatgagaaaaaatTTAAGGAGAAATTGTCAGTACTTCAAAAG GCGTGCGCTGTGCTGATCGagttaaaaaaatacaGCAAGTCTTATATATCCAT TGTGTTggaagaaaagaaaaaggaTTTGGATCTATACAAAGATCTTCAAAAAAGTCTAGTTGACTAA